A stretch of Anaeromyxobacter dehalogenans 2CP-1 DNA encodes these proteins:
- a CDS encoding MFS transporter — protein sequence MDSPAQSARAGAGTVLNAAVVVAALGYFVDIYDLILFNIVRIPSLTAIGVSGDALVSEGLSVLNWQMVGMLLGGIVFGIVGDKLGRLHILFGSITLYSIATIANGFVHDLATYKALRFVAGLGLAGELGAGVTLVAEILPARLRGYGTMLVASVGVSGAIVGNVVAKTLDWRVAYWVGGGLGLLLLVLRIKVSESGMFQALRHTAVRRGDFLAVFRGAERFRRYLSSILIGVPIWCSNAILVALAPEFGRTLGVTGPVTAGDAVMFFYGGLVLGDLSSGFLSQVWRSRRKVVLLFVALLAAANVFYFVAGRGASPALFLGACGLLGIAGGYWAIFVTVAAEQFGTNLRATVATTVPNFVRGLVPVCTLSFQWARPHLGLVGAAAAVSALWFGLALVSAFGLRETFGVELDYVEAD from the coding sequence ATGGACTCCCCCGCACAGAGCGCCCGCGCGGGCGCCGGCACCGTATTGAACGCGGCCGTGGTCGTCGCCGCCCTCGGCTACTTCGTCGACATCTACGACCTCATCCTCTTCAACATCGTCCGGATCCCCAGCCTCACCGCGATCGGCGTCTCCGGCGACGCGCTGGTGTCGGAGGGGCTGTCCGTCCTGAACTGGCAGATGGTGGGGATGCTGCTCGGCGGCATCGTCTTCGGGATCGTGGGCGACAAGCTGGGCCGGCTCCACATCCTGTTCGGCTCCATCACGCTCTACTCGATCGCCACCATCGCGAACGGGTTCGTGCACGATCTCGCCACCTACAAGGCGCTCCGCTTCGTGGCCGGGCTGGGCCTCGCCGGCGAGCTCGGGGCGGGGGTGACGCTGGTGGCGGAGATCCTGCCGGCCCGGCTGCGCGGCTACGGCACCATGCTCGTCGCCTCGGTGGGCGTGTCGGGCGCCATCGTCGGGAACGTGGTGGCGAAGACGCTCGACTGGCGCGTGGCCTACTGGGTGGGCGGCGGGCTCGGGCTCCTGCTGCTCGTGCTCCGCATCAAGGTGAGCGAGTCGGGGATGTTCCAGGCGCTGCGCCACACCGCCGTGAGGCGGGGCGACTTCCTGGCGGTGTTCCGCGGGGCCGAGCGCTTCCGCCGCTACCTCTCCTCGATCCTGATCGGCGTGCCGATCTGGTGCTCGAACGCGATCCTGGTCGCGCTCGCGCCCGAGTTCGGGCGAACGCTGGGCGTGACCGGCCCGGTGACCGCGGGCGACGCGGTGATGTTCTTCTACGGCGGCCTGGTGCTGGGCGACCTGTCGAGCGGGTTCCTCTCGCAGGTGTGGCGGAGCCGGCGCAAGGTGGTGCTCCTGTTCGTGGCGCTGCTCGCCGCCGCCAACGTCTTCTACTTCGTGGCCGGCCGCGGCGCGTCGCCGGCGCTGTTCCTCGGCGCCTGCGGCCTGCTCGGCATCGCGGGCGGCTACTGGGCCATCTTCGTCACCGTGGCCGCCGAGCAGTTCGGCACCAACCTGCGGGCGACCGTGGCGACCACCGTGCCCAACTTCGTGCGCGGCCTGGTCCCGGTGTGCACGCTCTCCTTCCAGTGGGCCCGCCCGCACCTCGGGCTGGTGGGCGCGGCGGCGGCGGTGAGCGCGCTCTGGTTCGGCCTCGCGCTCGTGTCCGCGTTCGGCCTGCGCGAGACGTTCGGCGTCGAGCTCGACTACGTCGAGGCGGACTAG
- a CDS encoding class I SAM-dependent methyltransferase: MLRQAFSFCAELIGGRPPEPGDGFRDELAFWDRELSGRGEYAEDIRRRSTPALMTLVYPHYLEPLLEERRARTGAPPRVLDAGSGPLSMWADGAEQGRIALTCSDALADGYRELLARHGLHTRYPLVQCGGEALSRRFGEAAFDLAWMHNALDHTQDPGAVMRELVRVLAPGGYLVVQGWCREGSAERFIGLHRHDLWVEPPGRLMLRTRSPGRRRLSAPVALCDGLGLELLEASPPSRTPRTWMKLVWRKPAAA; this comes from the coding sequence GTGCTCCGCCAGGCCTTCTCGTTCTGCGCCGAGCTGATCGGCGGCCGCCCTCCCGAGCCCGGCGACGGGTTCCGCGACGAGCTCGCCTTCTGGGACCGCGAGCTCTCCGGCCGCGGCGAGTACGCGGAGGACATCCGGCGCCGCTCCACCCCGGCGCTCATGACGCTCGTCTACCCGCACTACCTCGAGCCCCTCCTCGAGGAGCGCCGGGCCCGGACCGGCGCGCCGCCGCGCGTCCTCGACGCCGGCTCCGGGCCGCTCTCGATGTGGGCCGACGGGGCCGAGCAGGGCCGGATCGCGCTCACCTGCTCCGACGCGCTGGCGGACGGCTACCGCGAGCTGCTCGCCCGGCACGGGCTCCACACCCGCTACCCGCTCGTGCAGTGCGGCGGCGAGGCGCTCTCGCGCCGCTTCGGCGAGGCCGCGTTCGACCTCGCCTGGATGCACAACGCGCTCGACCACACGCAGGATCCCGGCGCGGTGATGCGCGAGCTCGTCCGCGTGCTCGCGCCCGGCGGATACCTGGTCGTGCAGGGGTGGTGCCGCGAGGGCAGCGCCGAGCGGTTCATCGGGCTCCACCGGCACGACCTGTGGGTCGAGCCGCCGGGCCGGCTGATGCTGCGCACCCGCTCCCCGGGCCGGCGGCGGCTCTCCGCGCCGGTGGCGCTGTGCGACGGGCTCGGCCTCGAGCTCCTCGAGGCCTCGCCGCCGTCGCGGACGCCGCGGACCTGGATGAAGCTCGTGTGGCGGAAGCCCGCGGCGGCCTAG
- a CDS encoding DMT family transporter: MRTRIVATYLAVAALWGSTWMAIRIGLEDLPPLRFAGVRMAIAALVLAPFALRGGAWREVVGPARAQLALVAVLQIALPYGLMFVAQQWVPSGLAAVLFASFPVWIALLARALVPGESLTPARVASALLGIAGVAVLQLPHLGDLEGSSRLLLGGALVVLSSMIVALANVLVRRHLAAVSPLAMTAGQTAFGAALLLTAAALLEHGRPAAFTPSAIAALAWLAVFGTALTYVGLYWLVPRVPMAAIGALPLLDTTVAVTLGALVLHEPVGWNLALGGGMVLAAAALTIPRRR, encoded by the coding sequence GTGCGCACCCGCATCGTCGCCACCTACCTCGCCGTCGCCGCGCTGTGGGGCTCGACCTGGATGGCCATCCGGATCGGCCTCGAGGACCTGCCGCCGCTGCGCTTCGCGGGGGTGCGGATGGCCATCGCGGCCCTGGTGCTCGCGCCGTTCGCGCTGCGCGGGGGCGCCTGGCGCGAGGTGGTGGGGCCGGCGCGGGCGCAGCTCGCGCTCGTCGCCGTGCTGCAGATCGCGCTCCCCTACGGCCTCATGTTCGTGGCGCAGCAGTGGGTCCCGTCCGGCCTGGCCGCGGTGCTGTTCGCGTCCTTCCCGGTCTGGATCGCGCTGCTGGCGCGCGCGCTGGTCCCGGGCGAGTCGCTCACGCCGGCGCGCGTCGCCTCGGCGCTGCTCGGGATCGCGGGCGTGGCCGTGCTGCAGCTCCCGCACCTCGGCGACCTGGAGGGCTCGAGCCGGCTCCTGCTGGGGGGCGCGCTGGTGGTGCTGTCCTCGATGATCGTCGCGCTCGCGAACGTGCTGGTGCGCCGACACCTCGCCGCGGTCTCGCCGCTCGCCATGACCGCCGGCCAGACCGCGTTCGGCGCGGCGCTCCTGCTGACGGCGGCGGCGCTGCTGGAGCACGGGCGCCCGGCGGCGTTCACCCCGAGCGCGATCGCGGCGCTCGCGTGGCTGGCGGTGTTCGGCACCGCGCTCACCTACGTGGGCCTCTACTGGCTGGTGCCGCGCGTCCCCATGGCGGCGATCGGCGCGCTGCCGCTGCTCGACACCACGGTGGCGGTGACGCTGGGCGCGCTCGTGCTCCACGAGCCGGTGGGCTGGAACCTGGCGCTCGGGGGCGGGATGGTGCTCGCCGCCGCCGCGCTCACCATCCCGCGCCGCCGCTGA
- a CDS encoding glutamate-5-semialdehyde dehydrogenase, translated as MRKEKSLGLAAEMRKLAEASREAARALSHADPRRKDAALRAAAEAIGRREKRILSENARDVAAARAAGQNAAYLDRLRLDPKRLAGIGAALHEIAGLRDPVGEVTASWRRPNGLEIRKVRIPLGVVLMVYEARPNVTVDAAALCLKSGNAAILRPGSDALRSSLALAAAFAEGLEKAGLPAASAQVVPTPDREATYELLALDDLIDLAIPRGGPSLIRAVAARSRVPVLKHYQGVCHLYLDASAPPQQAVDLALNGKVQRPGVCNATECLLVHRGAAGKLLPPVGRALADAGVELRCDPTALTILKRAGVAAVPARPDDFGKEFLDKILAVRVVADLDGALDHIARYGSLHTEAIVTRDLASARRFQREVDASAVMVNASTRFNDGGELGLGAEIGISTTKLHAFGPMGLAELTTQKFLVEGEGHVR; from the coding sequence ATGCGCAAGGAGAAGTCGCTGGGCCTCGCCGCCGAGATGCGGAAGCTGGCGGAGGCCTCTCGCGAGGCCGCCCGGGCCCTCTCGCACGCCGACCCCCGCCGCAAGGACGCCGCGCTGCGCGCCGCCGCCGAGGCCATCGGCCGCCGCGAGAAGCGGATCCTCTCCGAGAACGCGCGCGATGTCGCCGCGGCCCGCGCGGCCGGGCAGAACGCCGCCTACCTCGACCGGCTGCGGCTCGACCCGAAGCGGCTCGCCGGCATCGGCGCGGCGCTGCACGAGATCGCCGGGCTGCGCGACCCGGTGGGCGAGGTGACCGCGAGCTGGCGGAGGCCGAACGGCCTCGAGATCCGCAAGGTCCGCATCCCGCTCGGCGTGGTCCTGATGGTGTACGAGGCCCGGCCCAACGTGACCGTCGACGCGGCCGCGCTGTGCCTGAAGAGCGGCAACGCGGCCATCCTCCGCCCCGGCTCCGACGCGCTCCGCTCGTCGCTCGCGCTCGCCGCGGCGTTCGCCGAGGGGCTCGAGAAGGCCGGGCTGCCCGCCGCCAGCGCGCAGGTGGTGCCCACCCCGGATCGCGAGGCCACCTACGAGCTGCTCGCGCTCGACGACCTCATCGACCTCGCCATCCCGCGCGGCGGGCCGTCGCTCATCCGCGCGGTGGCGGCGCGCTCCCGCGTGCCGGTGCTGAAGCACTACCAGGGCGTGTGCCACCTGTACCTCGACGCGTCGGCCCCGCCGCAGCAGGCGGTGGACCTCGCGCTGAACGGCAAGGTGCAGCGCCCCGGCGTGTGCAACGCGACCGAGTGCCTGCTCGTGCACCGCGGCGCCGCCGGCAAGCTCCTGCCGCCGGTGGGGCGCGCGCTCGCCGACGCCGGGGTGGAGCTGCGCTGCGATCCCACCGCGCTCACCATCCTGAAGCGCGCCGGGGTGGCGGCGGTGCCCGCCCGCCCGGACGACTTCGGCAAGGAGTTCCTGGACAAGATCCTGGCCGTGCGGGTGGTCGCGGATCTCGACGGCGCGCTCGACCACATCGCGCGCTACGGCTCGCTCCACACCGAGGCGATCGTCACCCGCGATCTCGCGAGCGCGCGGCGCTTCCAGCGCGAGGTGGACGCGAGCGCGGTGATGGTCAACGCGTCCACCCGCTTCAACGACGGCGGCGAGCTGGGGCTCGGCGCCGAGATCGGCATCTCCACCACCAAGCTCCACGCGTTCGGGCCCATGGGGCTCGCCGAGCTCACCACCCAGAAGTTCCTGGTCGAGGGCGAAGGGCACGTGCGGTAG
- a CDS encoding LysE family translocator has translation MTPFAQGALLGLSAAAQPGPYQAYLLAQSLRNGAVRTLPVVLVPLTSDPPVIAAVLVALAQVPAGLLRALQLAGGAVVLWLAFSALRGLCAPLAAPEARAPPRGFWRAVLLNFTNPNAWIFWSAVGGPVLAAAWRDGPADAGGFLAGFYAFLVGGNAALVATAGGLGRLGPRTQRALTAISGLALLAFGLWQLAKGLSGPRA, from the coding sequence GTGACGCCGTTCGCCCAGGGCGCCCTGCTCGGACTCTCCGCCGCCGCCCAGCCCGGGCCGTACCAGGCCTACCTGCTCGCGCAGTCGCTCCGGAACGGCGCGGTCCGCACGCTGCCGGTGGTGCTCGTGCCGCTCACCTCGGATCCGCCGGTCATCGCGGCGGTGCTGGTGGCGCTCGCGCAGGTGCCGGCGGGCCTGCTCCGGGCGCTGCAGCTCGCCGGCGGCGCGGTGGTGCTGTGGCTGGCCTTCTCGGCGCTGCGCGGGCTCTGCGCCCCGCTCGCCGCGCCCGAGGCGAGGGCGCCGCCGCGCGGCTTCTGGCGGGCGGTGCTGCTCAACTTCACGAACCCGAACGCCTGGATCTTCTGGAGCGCGGTGGGCGGCCCGGTGCTCGCGGCCGCCTGGCGGGACGGCCCGGCGGACGCGGGCGGGTTCCTGGCCGGCTTCTACGCGTTCCTCGTCGGCGGCAACGCCGCGCTGGTGGCCACGGCGGGCGGCCTGGGCCGGCTCGGCCCGCGCACCCAGCGCGCGCTCACCGCGATCTCCGGGCTGGCGCTGCTCGCGTTCGGCCTGTGGCAGCTCGCGAAGGGGCTGTCCGGCCCGCGCGCGTAA
- a CDS encoding M48 family metallopeptidase: MHRPSRTPLLALLSILALAGCTGKQRIATETSIASVLIPTEQEKQLGLQVKEQLETKEHVQYLEDPAVNAYVQGVTGKILASAKKERPDVDWSVKVINDPKTVNAFATPGGFLYVYSGLLLAADDTAEVAGVLGHEAGHVVARHSARQMVNAMGLETVMGIALGKNPNGAAQLAAGLAGKGTLLAYGRADESEADEYGARYAAAAGYDPHGIATFFQKLEKGEGKQPGWTTYLSTHPATPDRIEKVDRYIAEHHLTGLGGRSGAELAKVKERLKAIPPPPAPPAQGAGK, translated from the coding sequence ATGCACCGACCGTCTCGCACCCCGCTCCTCGCGCTCCTCTCGATCCTGGCGCTCGCCGGCTGCACCGGCAAGCAGCGCATCGCCACCGAGACCTCCATCGCCTCGGTGCTCATTCCGACCGAGCAGGAGAAGCAGCTCGGACTGCAGGTGAAGGAGCAGCTCGAGACGAAGGAGCACGTCCAGTACCTCGAGGACCCGGCCGTGAACGCCTACGTCCAGGGCGTCACCGGCAAGATCCTGGCGAGCGCCAAGAAGGAACGGCCGGACGTGGACTGGTCGGTGAAGGTCATCAACGACCCGAAGACGGTGAACGCGTTCGCGACCCCGGGCGGCTTCCTGTACGTGTACTCCGGCCTGCTGCTCGCCGCCGACGACACCGCCGAGGTCGCCGGCGTGCTCGGGCACGAGGCGGGGCACGTGGTGGCGCGCCACTCGGCCCGCCAGATGGTGAACGCCATGGGGCTCGAGACGGTCATGGGCATCGCGCTCGGGAAGAACCCGAACGGCGCGGCGCAGCTCGCGGCGGGGCTGGCCGGCAAGGGCACGCTGCTCGCGTACGGGCGCGCCGACGAGAGCGAGGCCGACGAGTACGGGGCCCGCTACGCGGCCGCGGCCGGCTACGATCCGCACGGCATCGCCACGTTCTTCCAGAAGCTGGAGAAGGGCGAGGGCAAGCAGCCGGGCTGGACCACCTACCTCTCGACCCACCCGGCCACGCCGGACCGGATCGAGAAGGTCGATCGCTACATCGCGGAGCACCACCTGACCGGCTTGGGCGGGCGGAGCGGCGCGGAGCTGGCGAAGGTGAAGGAGCGGCTGAAGGCGATCCCGCCGCCGCCCGCGCCGCCGGCGCAGGGCGCGGGCAAGTAG
- the rsfS gene encoding ribosome silencing factor codes for MATKKKAAGKKPFAKKTPSKRAPARRGPPMKAPGKKKGGPAKAPGKKGAPKERVLRARRPPRAAAPPAAIEAAPAPARPAADRPDPARPTAMAIAAAALDKKAEDVTVLDVRGLTSYADYFVLMTADSDRQASAIADHVEQTMKAQGVTKVGVEGYQGGRWILVDYGDVVAHVMGREARGFYDLEGLWADAPRVAVEA; via the coding sequence ATGGCGACGAAGAAGAAGGCAGCCGGCAAGAAGCCGTTCGCGAAGAAGACCCCCTCGAAGCGCGCCCCCGCGCGCCGCGGGCCGCCCATGAAGGCGCCCGGGAAGAAGAAGGGCGGCCCGGCGAAGGCGCCGGGCAAGAAGGGCGCGCCCAAGGAGCGCGTCCTCCGCGCCCGCCGGCCGCCTCGCGCCGCCGCGCCCCCCGCCGCGATCGAGGCGGCGCCGGCGCCGGCCCGCCCCGCGGCCGACCGGCCCGACCCGGCGCGCCCCACCGCCATGGCGATCGCGGCGGCCGCGCTCGACAAGAAGGCCGAGGACGTCACCGTCCTCGACGTGCGCGGGCTCACCAGCTACGCCGACTACTTCGTGCTCATGACCGCCGACTCCGACCGGCAGGCGAGCGCCATCGCCGACCACGTCGAGCAGACCATGAAGGCGCAGGGCGTCACCAAGGTCGGCGTGGAGGGCTACCAGGGCGGGCGCTGGATCCTGGTGGACTACGGCGACGTGGTGGCCCACGTGATGGGCCGCGAGGCCCGCGGCTTCTACGATCTCGAGGGGCTCTGGGCCGACGCGCCGCGGGTGGCGGTCGAGGCCTAG
- a CDS encoding serine/threonine-protein kinase, which translates to MVRKVGTSRIVREIGRGGMGVVYEAFQEGLERPVAVKALDQKLVRSSEVVERFRREGRAYAQLRHEAIVAVHDLVEKDDQLYLVTDLVDGADLARVLAQGGALPADCVAVIGARLAEALDYVHWSGLLHRDVKPANVMISRLGEVKLMDFGIAKGAEDPSLTRVGMLVGSPSYMAPEVLAGDEGGPAADVWALGVTLYELVCGEKPFRGANADELFRLVRRGRFRRVRSLAPGCPARVAAAIERCLARTPERRWKSAGALARHLDAFAAKKLARLHPRARLVALLANRGFATEEVALSRMDVATLNATRLADEKGTATVAEFPVRRRRRATALQAALALAAAAAVWLAPLTLP; encoded by the coding sequence ATGGTGAGGAAGGTCGGGACGAGCCGGATCGTCCGCGAGATCGGCCGCGGCGGGATGGGCGTGGTGTACGAGGCGTTCCAGGAAGGCCTGGAGCGGCCCGTCGCCGTGAAGGCGCTCGACCAGAAGCTCGTCCGCTCCAGCGAGGTCGTCGAGCGCTTCCGTCGCGAGGGCCGCGCCTACGCGCAGCTCCGCCACGAGGCCATCGTGGCGGTGCACGACCTCGTGGAGAAGGACGATCAGCTCTACCTCGTCACCGATCTCGTCGACGGCGCCGACCTGGCGCGCGTCCTGGCGCAGGGCGGCGCGCTGCCCGCCGACTGCGTGGCGGTGATCGGCGCCCGCCTCGCCGAGGCGCTCGACTACGTCCACTGGAGCGGGCTGCTGCACCGCGACGTGAAGCCGGCGAACGTCATGATCTCCCGGCTGGGCGAGGTGAAGCTGATGGACTTCGGCATCGCCAAGGGCGCCGAGGATCCCTCGCTCACGCGGGTGGGGATGCTGGTGGGCAGCCCGTCGTACATGGCGCCGGAGGTGCTGGCCGGTGACGAGGGCGGGCCCGCGGCGGACGTGTGGGCGCTCGGCGTGACCCTCTACGAGCTGGTCTGCGGCGAGAAGCCGTTCCGCGGCGCGAACGCGGACGAGCTGTTCCGGCTGGTGCGGCGCGGGCGCTTCCGCCGGGTCCGCTCGCTCGCCCCCGGCTGCCCGGCGCGCGTGGCCGCCGCCATCGAGCGCTGCCTGGCGCGCACGCCGGAGCGGCGCTGGAAGAGCGCCGGCGCGCTGGCGCGCCACCTCGACGCGTTCGCGGCGAAGAAGCTCGCCAGGCTCCACCCGCGCGCGCGCCTGGTGGCGCTGCTCGCGAACCGCGGCTTCGCCACCGAGGAGGTGGCGCTCTCGCGCATGGACGTGGCCACGCTGAACGCCACCCGCCTCGCCGACGAGAAGGGCACCGCCACGGTGGCCGAGTTCCCGGTGCGCCGCCGCCGCCGCGCCACCGCGCTGCAGGCCGCGCTCGCGCTCGCCGCCGCCGCGGCGGTGTGGCTCGCCCCGCTCACCCTCCCCTGA
- a CDS encoding STAS domain-containing protein, whose product MEPAIALDANAIRMDGVLDVPTARRLAAQLAIAPAGSLVRIDLTHVRELHDFGLAVLAQALSARGIRVSFRGLGQHQLRLLRYLGLDAVAA is encoded by the coding sequence ATGGAACCGGCCATCGCGCTCGATGCGAACGCCATCCGCATGGACGGGGTGCTCGACGTGCCGACGGCCCGGCGGCTCGCGGCCCAGCTCGCCATCGCCCCGGCGGGTTCGCTCGTCCGGATCGACCTCACCCACGTGCGCGAGCTGCACGACTTCGGCCTGGCGGTGCTGGCGCAGGCGCTCTCCGCCCGCGGGATCCGCGTCTCGTTCCGCGGCCTCGGCCAGCACCAGCTCCGGCTGCTGCGCTACCTCGGCCTGGACGCGGTCGCCGCGTAG
- the proB gene encoding glutamate 5-kinase produces MSRSALRRVKRLVVKVGTGTLTDRAGRFDRDNCARLASELAEVARGRKVVLVSSGAVALGAERLGLARSRGKPWDIPTKQACAAAGQPHLMAAWGEALGRHGLVTAQVLLTADDLASRKRFLNARRTFERLLDAGAVPVVNENDTVAVDEIKVGDNDTLAALVAGCVEADAVAMLTDVDGLYDRNPAEPGARLLRDVPRVTAEIERSAGGAGSERSVGGMITKVKAARRLGAQGVVTALLSGRRARALPALLAGEPVGTVFAPGAHRLSSRQGWLAAAARGKGVILVDAGARRALVEQGRSLLPSGVRGVQGQFGVGDPVDVAVDPARPFARGLAGYGADEVRRIAGLKTGEIERALGYKYLDEIVHRNDLVVLETGRE; encoded by the coding sequence ATGTCCCGAAGCGCCCTCCGCCGCGTGAAGCGGCTCGTGGTCAAGGTCGGCACCGGCACGCTCACCGACCGCGCCGGCCGGTTCGATCGCGACAACTGCGCGCGGCTCGCCTCCGAGCTCGCCGAGGTGGCGCGCGGCCGGAAGGTGGTGCTCGTCTCCTCCGGCGCGGTGGCGCTCGGCGCCGAGCGGCTCGGCCTCGCGCGCAGCCGGGGCAAGCCCTGGGACATCCCCACCAAGCAGGCCTGCGCGGCCGCCGGCCAGCCCCACCTCATGGCCGCCTGGGGCGAGGCGCTGGGCCGCCACGGGCTCGTCACCGCCCAGGTGCTGCTCACCGCCGACGACCTCGCCAGCCGCAAGCGCTTCCTGAACGCGCGCCGCACCTTCGAGCGGCTGCTCGACGCGGGCGCGGTGCCGGTGGTGAACGAGAACGACACCGTGGCGGTGGACGAGATCAAGGTCGGCGACAACGACACGCTCGCCGCGCTGGTGGCGGGCTGCGTGGAGGCCGACGCGGTCGCGATGCTCACCGACGTGGACGGGCTCTACGACCGGAACCCCGCCGAGCCCGGGGCGCGGCTGCTGCGCGACGTGCCGCGGGTCACCGCCGAGATCGAGCGGAGCGCGGGCGGGGCGGGGAGCGAGCGCAGCGTGGGCGGGATGATCACCAAGGTGAAGGCGGCGCGGCGGCTCGGTGCGCAGGGCGTCGTCACCGCGCTCCTCTCCGGGCGCCGCGCGCGCGCGCTCCCGGCGCTGCTCGCCGGCGAGCCGGTCGGCACCGTGTTCGCGCCCGGGGCGCACCGGCTCAGCTCGCGCCAGGGCTGGCTCGCCGCGGCGGCGCGCGGCAAGGGCGTCATCCTGGTGGACGCGGGGGCGCGGCGCGCGCTGGTGGAGCAGGGCCGGAGCCTGCTGCCGAGCGGCGTCCGGGGCGTGCAGGGCCAGTTCGGGGTCGGGGACCCGGTGGACGTCGCGGTGGACCCGGCCCGCCCCTTCGCGCGGGGCCTGGCGGGCTACGGCGCCGACGAGGTCCGCCGCATCGCCGGGCTGAAGACCGGCGAGATCGAGCGCGCGCTCGGGTATAAGTACCTCGACGAGATCGTCCACCGGAACGACCTGGTGGTCCTCGAGACCGGCCGGGAGTGA
- a CDS encoding exonuclease, with product MSAYVVDVEADGPIPGKYSMVSFGAVRVEPGLSRTFRGEVRPISDLWLPEALAISAVTREQHLRFGEPGEVMAAFERWIQETTKGKPVLFSDNLSFDWQWMNWYFHTYLGRNPFGWSGRRIGDLYCGMVKDGHAQWKHLRPTAHDHDPVNDAKANAGVLLQLVHMGLKLNLK from the coding sequence ATGTCGGCGTACGTGGTGGACGTGGAGGCGGACGGGCCCATCCCGGGCAAGTACTCCATGGTCTCGTTCGGCGCGGTGCGGGTGGAGCCGGGGCTGTCGCGCACCTTCCGCGGCGAGGTCCGGCCCATCTCCGACCTGTGGCTCCCCGAGGCGCTCGCGATCTCGGCCGTCACCCGCGAGCAGCACCTGCGCTTCGGCGAGCCGGGCGAGGTGATGGCCGCGTTCGAGCGCTGGATCCAGGAGACCACGAAGGGGAAGCCGGTGCTGTTCTCGGACAACCTCTCCTTCGACTGGCAGTGGATGAACTGGTACTTCCACACGTACCTGGGCCGGAACCCGTTCGGCTGGAGCGGCCGGCGCATCGGCGACCTCTACTGCGGGATGGTGAAGGACGGTCACGCTCAGTGGAAGCACCTCCGCCCCACCGCGCACGACCACGACCCGGTGAACGACGCGAAGGCGAACGCCGGCGTGCTGCTCCAGCTCGTGCACATGGGCCTGAAGCTGAACCTCAAGTGA